GGCCAGCGCCGCCGTCGAGCCGGGCGAGCCGATCTGGCCGACGCCCATCGCCTCGATGATCTCGGCCACGGAATCGCCGGTCGAGGTGGTCGGCGCCAGCGAGATATCGACGATGCCGAACGGAACGCCCATCAGGCCGGCCATCTCGCGGCCGATCAGTTCGCCGGCCCGGGTGATCTTGAAGACGGTCCGTTTGATCACCTCCGACAGTTGGGTCAGGTCGCAATCCGGGTTCCTCGCGACGACGTTGCGGACCACGCCGGGACCGGAGATGCCGATGTTCAGCGAGTAGTCGGGTTCGCCGATGCCGTGGTGGGCGCCGGCCATGAACGGGTTGTCCTCGGGGACGTTGGCGAAGACGGCGATCTTGGCGCAGCCGATCCCGTTTTCGGAGCGGCCGGCCAGGTCTTTGAGGATGTGCCCCATCTTGGCGACGGCGTTCATATTGATGCCGGCGTGGGTTGAGGCGAGATTGAGGAACCCACAGACCCGCTGCGTTTTCGAGAGGGCCTCCGGGATCGCATCAATCAGGTTCTCTTCCGCTGCCGTGGTGCCCTTCTGCACCATGGCGCCGAACCCACCCAGAAAGTCGATGCCGGCCTTCCGGGCCGCCGCATCCAGGGCCCTGGCGAATCGCACCACCGTGGCCTTCGTCTTCGGCAGGGGCTCCAACAGCAGCGAGGCGGGGGTCACCGCGATCCGCCGGTTCGTGATGGGGATGCCGTACTTCTGGACGATCAGGTCGGCGCAGCGGTTGAGCAGTTGCCCCTTCTCGACGATCCGCTCGCGGACGCGCTGCGTCAGCGGTGCGATGTCCCGGTCCATGCAATCCTTGAGATTGATTCCCAACGTGACCGTGCGGATATCGAAGTGATGGTCCAGGGTCATTTGGACGGTTTCGTAGACTTCTTCGACGGAGATCCGCATCGCTACACCCTGTGCATGGCCTTGAAGATGTTCTCATCCTGGATCGTGATCTTCAGGGCCATTTCCCTGCCGACCCTGTCCAGATGCGCCTTGATCTTGTCCATGCCGATCGCGGCCTCGGCGATATCGACGGCCATCGTCATCACGAACGTGTCTTCGAGGATCTTCTGGTTGATGTCGACGATGTTGATACCGGCCCGGGCCATCACCGTGGCCAGCCTGGCGACGATGCCGACCTTGTCGACGCCGGTGACGGTGACGATGCAGATTTGCGATGCCTTCTCCTGCGTCATAGCGTTCCTCTCGATCTGTGGCGGGCGTCGTTGCTGAACTGCGACTTCATCGGTTCGATCTTCGCGTGGTCGGTCATGTCGGGTCGCAGCGGGGTCACCGTGATGAATCCCTCGGCCAGGGCCGTCGTATCGACGGGCAACAGCTCCCGTCGGTGTCCTCCTCCGGCCAACTGGAAGAGCGTCCTGGCCTCGTCGTCGCCCTGGGGGATGTAGTATTCGTGGAAACCGCTCGTGGCCTGTGCGACCACGCGAATCCCCTTAGGGTCACCACGCGACAGGAGGGGAACATTGACGTTGATCACATCCCGCGCTTTCAGCGGTCCGAGTCTCTCCAGCACGTCGATGCAGTGCTCGGCGGCCCCGTCGAAATCCATCTCCTTCTCGGCGGCCAGGCTCATCGCTACCGAGGGAATGCCCAGGAACGCCGCTTCCATCGCGGCCGCGACGGTGCCGGAGTAGTAGACGTTGATGCCGACATTGGCCCCGTTGTTGATTCCGGCTACGACCAGGTCGATCGGGTCCTTATGAAGTTGTATCACAGCCAGCTTCACGCAGTCGGCCGGCGAGCCGTAGACGGCGAAGCCGGAGAACAGGCCGCCGATGTCCGCCTTCGCGCAGGCGAGAGGCTCGAAGAACGTCACCGCGTGACTGGCCCCGGACTGGCTGTCCGCGGGTGCCACCACCAGGACCTCGCCGAGATGGATGAGCTGTTTGTAGATCGCCGCCAGACCCGGGGCGAAGATCCCATCGTCGTTTGTCAGCAAGATGCGCATCAGTACAAGACCGAGAAATACCCACGAAACCTATCCTGCGCCGAAACCGAACGTCGGCGCGGCCTACGCGCGTCGAATCAGAGCCCCGAGTCGCGCGGAGCGGGGCGCATTGTACCGATCCCGCCCGGGCCTGTCAATTTGCCCCGAGCCCACGCGGCGACGACGCGAGAGTCGTGCGGACGGTGCCGGCTTGACGATGGCGGTGCGACGCCGGTATAAACCGGGCATGGACAACAATACAGCACGTCAAGAGCCTCGTGTGATGAGTCGCGATCAAGTGCGGTCGGTGGATCGTTGGGCAATCGAACAAATCGGCCTGCCGGGGATTGCGCTGATGGAGAACGCCGGACGCACTTGCGCCGAGTTCATCATGGACAGGCTCGGTCGCAAGGCGATGTGCCGCATCTGTATCTTCTGTGGGACGGGCAACAACGGCGGCGACGGGTACGTCATCGCACGCCACCTGCGCAACGCCGGCCATACGGTGCATGTGGTCCTTTGCGGTGATCGCGAGAAGGTCCGCGGCGACGCCCGGATCAACCTTGACGTTCTCGGCGCGCTGGGCGAGGACATCCGGCAACTGGACCCGGGCCGTGCGGATATGCCCGGCCTTGTGGCATCGCTGGCCCAGGGGGCGGACATGGTTGTTGACGCGCTGTTCGGGACGGGTCTGCAAGGGCCGCTGCGCGAGGACTACCGCATGCTTGTCGAGGCGATCAATGCGCTGGCTGCCCCGGTTCTGGCGGTGGATATCCCCTCCGGGCTCGACTGCGACACGGGTCGGCCCCTCGGTGCCGCGGTCCGGGCCGACTGGACGATGACTTTCGTGGCGGTCAAGAAGGGGTTCCTCGCGTGTTCGGACGCCGGGGAATACACCGGAGAGGTCCACGTGGCTTCCATCGGCATTGAGCCGAGGACAACCACATAGAGCGAACGCTCTGCCACAACGACGGTCGGAGAAACCCGACCTTCGGGCCATGCCGCTACGCTACGGGGTACAGCGGATCGCCTTCCAATCAGAATGCGCCGGGCTTGCCGATGTAGTTCTCGTAGCCGATGAGGTAGAGGAACCGGTCGAACGTGAACACCGGGATGTAGAACGCCTGGGCCTGTTGCCGGACCTGGTCGTAGTATTCCCGCCGCTGACGGGCCGCGTCATACTTGTCCCGCAACGTTGGGTCGCTTGCCAGGTCGTCGAAGCTCGGCTCGCGCGGGACTTGCGGTTCCGTGCCGAGAATGACGAAGTCAGTCTTGGCCGAGACGTCATCGGACGTGGCGCCACCCCATCGCTGAATCAGGTCTGCGATTCGGGTTCTCGCGTCGTAGGTCGGCTGTCCCTTGCCGGTCAGGTCGAAATCGCCGGCGATCACGAAGTGATTCTTCTTGCCCGCGTCCCAGATCAGGTTGGCGACGATGTCGTCGGTCGCAATCGGGTTCCTCCTCTCGGACGACAGGATTCTGGCGGTGGAGGTGGTCTTGCCGATGGCGAACACCTCGATCTGGGCCTTGGGCTTGCTGTCTCTGGGCACGCCGGACGCCTTGTCGTACACCGAGAACGTCAGGCCGCGATAGATGCGATCATCCGAGCCCAGGTTGATGTGGACGATGCCGCTCGCCTCATCCACCAGGATGATCCTGCCGTCGGGCTTGTGGGCCGGGGCCTCCGGGTCGGGCGACGGCTGGATCTTGGCGACGTCCGTCAAGGCGCCGCTCAGTCGCTGCTGGGCGATCTCGAGCTCGGCCTGTGTCTTGATCAGGTCCTGATTCAACTGTCGCGACAGGGCCCGCTCCTCCTCCAACTGCCGGAGGATGTTGGCGGCACGCTGTTCGGAGCTCTGCTCGAGCAACGCACGCAGGTCATCGTAGTCGGCCTTGGTCTGCTGGACCTGAAGCTCGTATTCGCCGATCCTGGCGTTGAGATCGTCCGCCGTCTGCTGCCACAGTTCGGTTGCGTCGGTGAATTCCTGCTGGAGCTTCTGGAACTGCTGTGTCCTGGCGTCGAGCTGCTCGGAGGTCTGCCTGACCTTTGCCACCAGATCGCTCGCCATGGACCTCCACGACACCCGGTTCGGATCGGCCAGATCGGGCTCGGCGGCGTTGGGGTCGGGGGCCCCGATGTTGATATGCGGGCGCGCCTGCTCGACGAGAGACCGGAATGCGTTGGTGGCCTGTCCCACGTTCACTTCGGCGCTGGTGACCTGGATCGGGCGGCCCACGATCAGGGCGACGACCCGGTTGTAGTACTCGACCATGCTGCCGAGGTTGGTCTGGCCGGGAAGTCTCGTTCCAACGATGTCTCCGACGCGCCGCACTTCATCGGCCGAGGCCATCCTGCTCAACTCGCTCTGCGCCTCCTGGGTGGTGGTGCGCAGTTCTTCGGCCTTCACGTAGTAGATGACCGCAGCCGTCGTCGCGATGATGAACAGCCCGACGAAGGTGATCAGCGTATAGAGCATGGCATTGCTTTGACGTCTCTTACCTGGCGGCATAACAAGACTCCTCGGAACACGAAAAATCGCCCATAGGCACCAATTTCACCATATTATCGCCTTTGATCGCGCTGTAGTCAAGAAAAAAGAACTCCGCGGGACCGGGCAATGTTGACGGTTGCGAGAGGGCGTTACTATCGGACCAAAAGACTCGGCAAATCCTCGATCCGGCCGGTTTCCAGGGTTGCCCTGGCGTCCGGCTGGTCGCTCGATTCACGATGAAGTCGCCGTGGACGCAGGACCCGGATGGTCAGCATGCCCAGCCGGTTGGGGGCGATGAAATCCTTCTCTTCGTTATCACCGACATAGGCCATTCGGTCCGGCGCGGTCGCCAGGATTTGGGCCAGCCTTTCGAAGCCCGCCGGCGAGGGCTTCCAGAAGGCCCGCCCCAAATCCTCGGTGTAGACGATCGCCTCGAGGCGGGGCTCGATGCCGAGGGCCTGAACCTTCAGCCGCTGAGCCGGCAGGAACCCATCGGTCAGCAGGGCGAGCGTATACCGGTCCGTGAGGGCGTCGAGCGTGCGGCGACTGTCGGACGGCAACGCGATGTCGGGTCGGTGATTTCGATAGACCTCGACGAGCTGGGTGATCCGATGCTCGTCGTAGGCGATGCCGAGTTCGTCCAGGGCCGCGTTGAACGTGCGCATCCGATTGCCGGCCAGGAAGTGCCTCCAGAGGCACGCGAAAGCGTCGTCGGCGCAGGGGCACGTCGAGAAGGTGACGATGAACCGCGCCACGGCCGCCAGCCCGCTGCGGCAGTAGTCGATCTCGTCATAGAGCGTATCGTCCAGATCGAAGACGACAGTGGTGATCATCCCGAATCCCTTTTCGTGACGTGAAGAAGCGGCCCAGGGACGTATACAACCGCCGAGGCGGCCGATATAATCTACCTCGCCAAGCCAAGGTTGTCGATCAAAACACGGTGTCACATGGCAGCGGGGACCTCAGAGGATGCGGGAGTGTTCCGTTGTCGCGGAAAGGTCGTCGATGGAGTTGTTGCGGCTGTTACGTCCCGTTCATTGGATCAAGAATCTGTTTGTCTTCGCGGCCCTGGTCTTCAGCCGGCAGCTCCTGGGGCCGCTGGACGAGACGCTCCTGGACGTGGCGAAGGTCGTCGGGGCCTTCTGGTGCTTCTCTCTGGCCGCTTCGGCGATGTACGTTCTGAACGACATCGTGGACCGCCGGGCCGACAGCATTCACCCCGAACGTCGCAATCGCCCTCTCGCGGCCGGCCGGGTGACGGTCGCCGGTGCGCTGATGGTGGCAGCCGGCTGTGCCGTGTTGTCGCTGGCGGGCGCCCTGGCCCTGTCGCGGGCGCTGGCGGTGATCGTCCTGGAGTACATGGGCCTGACGATTCTCTACTCGGTGGCGCTGAAGCGCGTGATGATCGTCGATTGCATCGTCATCGCCGTCGGCTTCGTTCTCCGCGCGGTGGCGGGGGCCGTGGTGATCGGGGTGTCGATCTCGCCCTGGCTGGTGATCTGCACCTTCGCGCTGTGCCTGTTCCTGGCGTTCAGCAAGCGGCGCGGGGAGATCGCCCAGCTCCAGGAAAACAGCGAGGCCTTTCGCAAGACCCTGGGCGAGTACACCCCCGAGCTTCTGGCTCACATGCTCGACGTGACCAGCGTGCTGGCGGTGACGTGTTTCCTGCTGTATGCGATGGACTACCGCACGAAAGAGCTGTTCGGAACGAACAACCTCGTTTACACGACCCCTCTGGTGCTGTATTGTATCTTTCGGTTCAGTGCCCTGACCCAGAAGGGGGTGTACTCCGATCCGGTGCGTTTGATCCTTCACGATCGACCATTCCAGCTTGGGATGTTGCTCTGGGTGCTGCTGTGCATTGGGATCGTCTACGGGATCGGGATCGGTCAGCGACTCGGGACGTTGGGCTTTGGGTGGGTGTTCCTCGTGTAGATCAAGGGCGATGGGCTTGTGGGTGACGGACGATGGCAAGAGAACGACTGCAAAAGGTGATGGCTTCGGCCGGCGTGGCCTCTCGCAGAGAGTGCGAGGAGTTGATTCTGGCCGGCGTGGTGCGGGTCAACGGCCGGCAGGTCGATTCGCTGCCGGCGTTCGCCGATCCCGATACGGACGCGATTTCCGTCGACGGACGACGTCTCAAGCCGCCTCAGCGCGTGTACTTCGCGCTGAACAAACCCAAAGGCGTGATCTGTACGAACCGCGACCCCCAGGGGCGCAAGGTCGCAGTCGATCTGGTCCAATGTTCCCAACGGATCTTCTGTATCGGCCGTCTGGATGCCGACACCACGGGGCTGATCGTCCTGACCAACGACGCGGAGTTGACCAACCGCCTGACCCATCCACGGTACAAGGTGCCCAAGACCTACATTGCGACGATCAAGGGGCGGCTTGATGCCGATGCTGTGCAACGTCTCAAGCGGGGCATCTGGCTCGCTGAGGGTAAGACGGGAAAGGCGGCGGTCAAGGTGCTCAAGGCCGGCCACAAGGAGTCGGCGGTCGAGATCACTATCAGCCAGGGGCTCAACCGGCAGGTCCGCCGGATGCTGGCGAACGTCGGGGTCCCGGTCAAGAGCCTTAAGCGGACTCGCATCGGCAAGCTCAAGCTCGGCCCCCTCCCTTCAGGTCAATACCGGCCCCTGTCCAAGGCGGAAATCGCATCATTGAAGCGAGAATCGGCCGCAACGACCAAGGCGTCCAATCGAGCATCGCGGGCATAGACGAGTTTGCCGGGCGGCCCGATCGCGGACCCGAGTTTTCGCGTCTCATAATGGCTGATTCTGCGCCCTGACGGAGCGGTGGAGGGCAGGGCTCGTTTCGTCTCCTTGGAGGTTTCCTCTATTCTGCCAGTTGCGTACGACCGATTTATCCGGTCGTTCTCGCCCCCTTGTGGACCGCCCCGGACGCGAGAAGGGAAATTCTCCCCCCATAGATGAAGTCATTGCATGGGACGGACGTTATTGATAATATGGATAATTTCATTTGATGCGATCCAGTCTGGATAAGGAGTTATGGCGTTGACGTGCATCCGGAAACATGTGGTGGCAGGGGTCGATGTCATTACTCTCGACCGCGGCCCGATCCTCGAACATTTCGTCACGCTGACTCCTGAGAAAGGGGAGGCTCCCGACTCGTTGTTTCGCAGGGTCTCAGAGGCGGTGCACGCGTTGGGCGGCCAGGTGATCTCGGCCGAAGTGTTGGGAATGTCGGCCCAGGACCGAAGGTACATGCCCGGCCTGACCCGCGCGATCGACGGAACCCACCAGCCGATCGGCTGGGTGGAGAATACCCGCGCCGAGAATCTCTGCGGGGTCTACGTCTGGATCGCCTGCGGAATGCCCATCACACATGTCGTATCGGATGGTCGGGTCGTCGGCAGCCTCTTCGAAGACGGCTGTGCGCGATATTGCCGTCTTACCGGCTTGCTGCCCGGCGACACGTCGCAGGGCAGACCCGAACAGGCGGGCGCCATTCTGCGCGAGATGGACACTCTGCTGATCGGTCAGGGCCTGGCCTTCTCCGATGTCTTTCGCACATGGTTCTACAACCACGATATCCTCGCCTGGTATGGGGAGTTCAACCACGTTCGCACGCGGTTTTTCGAGCAGAAGAAGGTCTTCGACGGGCTGGTTCCGGCCAGCACGGGGATTGGTGGGGGCAATGCCGTCGATGCGGCCCTGGTCGCCGGGCTGCTGGCCCTGAGAGCCAAGGGACCGGGTGTGGAGGTCTACACCGTGCCGTCGCCGTTGCAGTCGTCGGCGCGGGACTATGGCAGTTCGTTCAGCCGGGCCGTCGAGGTCGCGATGCCCGACCACAAGCGACTCTACGTATCGGGGACCGCCAGCATCGACAGGGAAGGACGCACGGTCTTCCTCGACGACACTCAGGCCCAGGTCAGGCTGACGATGGAGGTGGTGCAGGCCATTCTCCAGTCCAGAGGTATGGATTGGGCGGACGTGACCCGGTCGCTGGCCTACTTCAAACGGGCCGAAGACGCCCCTCTTCTGGGTACCTACTGCCGCGACAACGCCTTGGCTCCGTTTCCCGCCATCGTCGCCGAAAACGACGTCTGCCGCGACGACCTGCTGTTCGAGATCGAGGTCGATGCCGTGCAGGCCAGATAGGTCGTGCGTTCTCGCCCCACGCCAACCGCAGAATTTCTGTCTTCTCTTGCAGGTAAGTCTTGCAATGGCCCAGTGATTCGCTAAAATACCGGTTTCTCCGTCCGTCGATGGGCGGGCGCGACGAACGCGATCGATTGCAGCAAACGGTGATGCAGGAGCAGGTTATATGTCGAGAGTATGTCATTTTACGGGCAAGCGAACGATCTCGGGAAAGAGCATTTCCCGTCGCGGTAAGGCCAAGCGGCTTGGCGGTGTCGGTAAGAAGGTCACGGGCGTCACCAAGCGCAAGTTCAAGCCGAACATTCAGAAGGTTCGCGCCGTCGTCGACGGCAAGGTCTGCCGTGTCCGCGTTTCCGCCAAGGCCATTCGCATGGGGCTGATCGTCAAACCGGTCAAGCGGAATTATCAACCCGCGGAGAAAGCGGCGAGCTGAGCGAGACCTTCCTTTGCAGTCGAGAAGCCAAAGCGGGGCAAGGTCTGCCTCGCTTTTTTTGTTTGGATGGAATTGCCGATGTCGCAGAGAATCGACGCCGAACAGGTCCGCAAGGTGGCTAAGCTGGCCCGGCTCCAACTGACCGACAGCGAGATCGAGGAGTTCACCGGCCAGTTGGGGGCGATCCTCGGGTACGTCGAGAAGATGAACGAGCTGGATACGGACGGCGTCGAGCCGCTGGCCCACTGCCTGCCGATCGGCAACATCTTTCGCGACGACGAAATCAAGCCATCGCTGGGTACGGAACGGATTCTGGCCAGCGCGCCCGAGCGGGATGGGCCGTTTTTCAAGGTGCCCAAGATTCTCGATGACAATTCGGTGGCATAGAGCGCCGCCGTGCGAATACCGGCAATGGCAAGGTCGCTGTGTTGGGAGGTGCCGAGCATGAGAGACGTCAGGCGGATAGGACTGTTGCTTGCGGTGTTGTGGATCGCTGGGATTTGGGGAGACGATGCCGTCATGGGAGCCGGTCAGACCGAACAGAAACTCACGAAACACATTTCCAAGGCGGTGGAGTGCAACTACCTGCTCTCCCTGCCCGCCGGCTATGGCGAGAAGGACCAGCGCTGGCCGCTTTTGATGTTCCTGCACGGCGCCGGCGAGCGGGGCGACAACCTGGAACTGGTCAAGGTGCACGGACCGGCCAAGCGGATCGAGCAGGGCAAGGACTATCCGTTCATCGTCGTTTCTCCGCAATGTCCGGCTGGACAGTGGTGGACGGAAAAGACCGATACGCTCCTGGCGCTGCTCGATGAGATCGAATCGAAGTATGCGGTGGACCCCGAGCGGGTCTATCTGACAGGGCTTAGCATGGGCGGCTTCGGCACGTGGACGCTGGCCTGCCGACACCCCGAACGGTTCGCGGCGATTGCGCCGATCTGCGGCGGGGGCGAGTGGTATCTGGCCGACCGGCTCAGGAACGTCCCGGTCTGGGCCTTTCACGGCGCCAAGGATTCGGTGGTACCCCTGGATCTGTCGGAGAAGATGGTCCAGGCGGTTCAGCGGGCCGGCGGCACCGCGAAGCTGACCGTATACCCCGAGGCAAATCACGATTCCTGGACCGTCACCTACGACAATCCGGAACTGTACGAGTGGTTGTTGAGCCATCGGGCCAGGCGTCCGACGCCAACGCCGGCCTCTGGGCAGCGGCCGATGAAGTTGAACAAGCAGGTCGCCGTTGAGATCGACTACCTGCTGCATCTGCCCGAAGGATATGGCGATGGTTTGCAGAAGTGGCCTTTGATGCTGTTTCTCCACGGCGCCGGCGAGCGCGGCAGCGATCTCGACAAGGTCAAGGTGCACGGCCCGCCCAAGCTGGTCGCGCAGGGCAAGTCGCTGCCGTTCATCATCGCCAGCCCGCAGTGTCCCACCGGCCGGTCGTGGTCCGATCCCGCCCAGATCCAGGTGCTGATCGCGTTGCTCGACGACCTCGTCGAGAAGTACCAGGTCGATGAATCGCGAGTGTATCTGACGGGTCTGAGCATGGGCGGCTACGGGACGTGGGCCCTGGCGTCGAGCCGGGCGGAGCGGTTTGCGGCCATCGTGCCGATCTGCGGCGGCGGCCAGCCCCGCATGGCCCGGCAACTGCGGGATGTGCCCATCTGGGTCTTCCACGGCGCGAAAGACAACGTGGTCCCGCTGGCCCAGTCCGAACAGATGGTCGAGGCCGTCAAGGCGGCCGGCGGCAACGTGCAGTTCACCGTCTATCCGGAAGCGCAGCACGATTCGTGGACGGCGACGTATGACAACCCGAAGCTCTACGAATGGCTGCTGAGCCATCGCAAAGGCCCCGAGCGGAAGTAATCCCGAACATGACGTTGACAGACCTGACAGCCATCGAGCTTCGAGAGGCCATCGCCACCCGGCGGATCAGCAGTGCCGAAGCCGTCGCCGAGACGTTCGCACAGATCGACCGGCTGGAACCGACGGTCGGCGCCTTCCTAAGCCTGTTCCGCGATGAAGCGACGGCCCGCGCCA
The Anaerobaca lacustris DNA segment above includes these coding regions:
- a CDS encoding pseudouridine synthase, producing the protein MARERLQKVMASAGVASRRECEELILAGVVRVNGRQVDSLPAFADPDTDAISVDGRRLKPPQRVYFALNKPKGVICTNRDPQGRKVAVDLVQCSQRIFCIGRLDADTTGLIVLTNDAELTNRLTHPRYKVPKTYIATIKGRLDADAVQRLKRGIWLAEGKTGKAAVKVLKAGHKESAVEITISQGLNRQVRRMLANVGVPVKSLKRTRIGKLKLGPLPSGQYRPLSKAEIASLKRESAATTKASNRASRA
- a CDS encoding prolyl oligopeptidase family serine peptidase, which gives rise to MRDVRRIGLLLAVLWIAGIWGDDAVMGAGQTEQKLTKHISKAVECNYLLSLPAGYGEKDQRWPLLMFLHGAGERGDNLELVKVHGPAKRIEQGKDYPFIVVSPQCPAGQWWTEKTDTLLALLDEIESKYAVDPERVYLTGLSMGGFGTWTLACRHPERFAAIAPICGGGEWYLADRLRNVPVWAFHGAKDSVVPLDLSEKMVQAVQRAGGTAKLTVYPEANHDSWTVTYDNPELYEWLLSHRARRPTPTPASGQRPMKLNKQVAVEIDYLLHLPEGYGDGLQKWPLMLFLHGAGERGSDLDKVKVHGPPKLVAQGKSLPFIIASPQCPTGRSWSDPAQIQVLIALLDDLVEKYQVDESRVYLTGLSMGGYGTWALASSRAERFAAIVPICGGGQPRMARQLRDVPIWVFHGAKDNVVPLAQSEQMVEAVKAAGGNVQFTVYPEAQHDSWTATYDNPKLYEWLLSHRKGPERK
- a CDS encoding Rid family hydrolase; translation: MALTCIRKHVVAGVDVITLDRGPILEHFVTLTPEKGEAPDSLFRRVSEAVHALGGQVISAEVLGMSAQDRRYMPGLTRAIDGTHQPIGWVENTRAENLCGVYVWIACGMPITHVVSDGRVVGSLFEDGCARYCRLTGLLPGDTSQGRPEQAGAILREMDTLLIGQGLAFSDVFRTWFYNHDILAWYGEFNHVRTRFFEQKKVFDGLVPASTGIGGGNAVDAALVAGLLALRAKGPGVEVYTVPSPLQSSARDYGSSFSRAVEVAMPDHKRLYVSGTASIDREGRTVFLDDTQAQVRLTMEVVQAILQSRGMDWADVTRSLAYFKRAEDAPLLGTYCRDNALAPFPAIVAENDVCRDDLLFEIEVDAVQAR
- the rpmB gene encoding 50S ribosomal protein L28 produces the protein MSRVCHFTGKRTISGKSISRRGKAKRLGGVGKKVTGVTKRKFKPNIQKVRAVVDGKVCRVRVSAKAIRMGLIVKPVKRNYQPAEKAAS
- a CDS encoding decaprenyl-phosphate phosphoribosyltransferase, with amino-acid sequence MELLRLLRPVHWIKNLFVFAALVFSRQLLGPLDETLLDVAKVVGAFWCFSLAASAMYVLNDIVDRRADSIHPERRNRPLAAGRVTVAGALMVAAGCAVLSLAGALALSRALAVIVLEYMGLTILYSVALKRVMIVDCIVIAVGFVLRAVAGAVVIGVSISPWLVICTFALCLFLAFSKRRGEIAQLQENSEAFRKTLGEYTPELLAHMLDVTSVLAVTCFLLYAMDYRTKELFGTNNLVYTTPLVLYCIFRFSALTQKGVYSDPVRLILHDRPFQLGMLLWVLLCIGIVYGIGIGQRLGTLGFGWVFLV
- the surE gene encoding 5'/3'-nucleotidase SurE translates to MRILLTNDDGIFAPGLAAIYKQLIHLGEVLVVAPADSQSGASHAVTFFEPLACAKADIGGLFSGFAVYGSPADCVKLAVIQLHKDPIDLVVAGINNGANVGINVYYSGTVAAAMEAAFLGIPSVAMSLAAEKEMDFDGAAEHCIDVLERLGPLKARDVINVNVPLLSRGDPKGIRVVAQATSGFHEYYIPQGDDEARTLFQLAGGGHRRELLPVDTTALAEGFITVTPLRPDMTDHAKIEPMKSQFSNDARHRSRGTL
- a CDS encoding HAD family hydrolase, which gives rise to MITTVVFDLDDTLYDEIDYCRSGLAAVARFIVTFSTCPCADDAFACLWRHFLAGNRMRTFNAALDELGIAYDEHRITQLVEVYRNHRPDIALPSDSRRTLDALTDRYTLALLTDGFLPAQRLKVQALGIEPRLEAIVYTEDLGRAFWKPSPAGFERLAQILATAPDRMAYVGDNEEKDFIAPNRLGMLTIRVLRPRRLHRESSDQPDARATLETGRIEDLPSLLVR
- a CDS encoding ACT domain-containing protein, translating into MTQEKASQICIVTVTGVDKVGIVARLATVMARAGINIVDINQKILEDTFVMTMAVDIAEAAIGMDKIKAHLDRVGREMALKITIQDENIFKAMHRV
- a CDS encoding NAD(P)H-hydrate epimerase yields the protein MSRDQVRSVDRWAIEQIGLPGIALMENAGRTCAEFIMDRLGRKAMCRICIFCGTGNNGGDGYVIARHLRNAGHTVHVVLCGDREKVRGDARINLDVLGALGEDIRQLDPGRADMPGLVASLAQGADMVVDALFGTGLQGPLREDYRMLVEAINALAAPVLAVDIPSGLDCDTGRPLGAAVRADWTMTFVAVKKGFLACSDAGEYTGEVHVASIGIEPRTTT
- a CDS encoding PFL family protein encodes the protein MRISVEEVYETVQMTLDHHFDIRTVTLGINLKDCMDRDIAPLTQRVRERIVEKGQLLNRCADLIVQKYGIPITNRRIAVTPASLLLEPLPKTKATVVRFARALDAAARKAGIDFLGGFGAMVQKGTTAAEENLIDAIPEALSKTQRVCGFLNLASTHAGINMNAVAKMGHILKDLAGRSENGIGCAKIAVFANVPEDNPFMAGAHHGIGEPDYSLNIGISGPGVVRNVVARNPDCDLTQLSEVIKRTVFKITRAGELIGREMAGLMGVPFGIVDISLAPTTSTGDSVAEIIEAMGVGQIGSPGSTAALALLIDAVKKGGAMASGNVGGLSGTFIPVSEDEGMIRAVRDGTLSLEKLEALTSVCSVGLDMFAVPGDTPPEIISAIIADELSIGVANNKTTSVRIIPAPGRKAGEILHFGGLLGSAPVMKVPGVATCRFVQRRGRMPSPISSLRN
- the gatC gene encoding Asp-tRNA(Asn)/Glu-tRNA(Gln) amidotransferase subunit GatC, with translation MSQRIDAEQVRKVAKLARLQLTDSEIEEFTGQLGAILGYVEKMNELDTDGVEPLAHCLPIGNIFRDDEIKPSLGTERILASAPERDGPFFKVPKILDDNSVA